The following proteins are co-located in the Dyadobacter chenwenxiniae genome:
- a CDS encoding AraC family transcriptional regulator yields MRELAEIRKLYSPIQPTVKQSAKHVNYVEFLPDLRLQNYIYCYWQLQTSQTLDEPFHYRVVADGCIDIFFELTDPADSYVMGFCKKYTEFPLENIFNYIGVRFLPTMFPQMFRVNAAELSNRYETLESVIPATAKFIATHFENGLSATDVKSLFDHYFIDLLADVEFDNDHRLYGALSLILKNYGAVQVETDLDTGISPRQLRRLFAYYIGDSVKTFSKVVRFQNILRAKPSQQSLRENKLFFDGYYDQAHFIKEFKNLYGVTPGRAFGR; encoded by the coding sequence TTGAGGGAGTTAGCAGAGATCAGAAAGCTTTATAGCCCCATTCAGCCCACTGTGAAGCAGTCGGCGAAACACGTTAATTACGTCGAATTTTTACCCGATTTGCGTCTTCAAAACTACATTTACTGTTACTGGCAGCTCCAAACATCTCAAACGCTGGACGAACCGTTTCATTACCGCGTGGTTGCGGACGGCTGCATCGACATTTTCTTCGAGCTTACGGACCCGGCAGACAGTTATGTAATGGGTTTCTGCAAAAAATACACCGAGTTTCCGCTCGAAAACATCTTCAATTACATTGGCGTGCGCTTCCTGCCAACCATGTTTCCGCAAATGTTCCGCGTCAATGCGGCGGAGTTGAGCAACCGATATGAGACGTTGGAATCGGTCATTCCGGCAACCGCAAAATTTATCGCAACGCATTTTGAAAACGGCCTTTCTGCGACCGATGTCAAATCCCTGTTCGACCACTATTTCATTGATTTGCTGGCAGATGTCGAATTCGACAACGATCACCGGTTGTACGGAGCACTATCCCTTATCCTCAAAAATTACGGTGCTGTTCAAGTTGAAACAGATCTCGACACCGGTATCAGCCCGAGGCAGTTACGGAGACTTTTTGCCTATTATATCGGTGACTCGGTCAAGACATTCAGCAAAGTTGTCAGGTTCCAAAACATTCTACGTGCGAAACCTTCACAGCAAAGCCTGAGGGAAAATAAGCTGTTCTTCGATGGTTACTATGATCAGGCGCACTTCATAAAGGAATTCAAAAATTTATACGGCGTAACACCCGGGCGAGCTTTTGGAAGATGA
- a CDS encoding DinB family protein, producing MENKLFANAYIQELEAEYTSTRKCLERIPETSYNFKPHPKSMEMGYLTLLVAEIPLWVAVMVEEGEIDFVTFKHMDTREREAVVRHYDENIERAKAALQNATEEDLAKEFRLMNKGELLYAQPMVAAIGSTINHWVHHRGQLTVYMRLNDIAVPSIYGPSADDKGFS from the coding sequence ATGGAAAACAAACTTTTTGCAAATGCCTACATCCAGGAGCTGGAGGCCGAGTACACGTCCACACGGAAATGTCTGGAAAGAATTCCGGAAACATCGTATAATTTCAAACCGCATCCCAAGTCAATGGAAATGGGATATCTTACATTACTCGTGGCGGAAATCCCGCTCTGGGTGGCTGTAATGGTGGAAGAAGGCGAAATTGATTTCGTTACTTTCAAACATATGGATACAAGGGAAAGGGAAGCTGTGGTCCGGCATTACGACGAAAACATCGAGCGCGCAAAGGCTGCATTGCAAAATGCCACGGAAGAAGATCTGGCAAAAGAATTCAGACTCATGAATAAAGGGGAACTGTTGTACGCACAGCCAATGGTTGCTGCCATAGGGTCAACAATTAATCATTGGGTTCACCACAGAGGCCAACTGACCGTTTATATGCGGCTGAACGATATTGCGGTTCCCTCGATTTACGGACCATCCGCAGATGATAAAGGATTCAGCTAA
- a CDS encoding HAD family hydrolase: MQISDLKILFFDIGGVLLSNGWGHESRLLAAEKFGLDYKEMDQLHNFIFNVYEIGSINLDQYLDTVIFNHPRDFVREDFKEFMYAQSVELPGMLAWLKEWKNDCGFRIISINNEGKELNDYRVQKFKLHTAFDAFISSCEVKMRKPDPRIFELAMGIAQATPSQCVYFDDRIMFANMAKKLGLRAFHHTGFESTKEILEDLKKERFERVS, from the coding sequence ATGCAGATCAGCGACCTTAAAATACTTTTTTTCGATATCGGCGGTGTCCTGCTGAGCAATGGCTGGGGCCATGAATCGCGTTTGCTGGCCGCGGAGAAATTTGGGCTGGATTATAAAGAAATGGATCAGCTTCATAACTTCATTTTTAATGTTTATGAAATTGGGAGCATTAATCTGGATCAGTATCTGGATACGGTGATCTTTAATCATCCCCGGGATTTTGTTCGGGAGGACTTTAAGGAGTTTATGTACGCCCAGTCCGTGGAACTTCCGGGGATGCTTGCGTGGCTCAAAGAATGGAAAAATGATTGCGGCTTCCGCATCATTTCAATCAATAATGAAGGCAAAGAACTGAATGATTACCGCGTTCAGAAATTTAAACTTCACACAGCCTTCGATGCTTTTATATCATCTTGTGAAGTCAAAATGCGCAAGCCTGACCCGCGCATCTTTGAACTCGCAATGGGCATTGCGCAGGCAACGCCCAGTCAGTGCGTGTATTTTGATGACCGTATCATGTTTGCCAATATGGCCAAGAAACTTGGTCTGCGCGCTTTTCACCACACGGGTTTTGAATCAACCAAAGAAATTCTGGAAGACTTAAAAAAAGAACGCTTCGAACGGGTTAGCTGA
- a CDS encoding alpha/beta hydrolase translates to MYFLSQKLLLSCALILTGCGSLYGQVTYFADILGHGFKQATIVQPSDYEGSVTCTVIKKQTPEKSDKAVLYVHGFNDYFFQEEMAERFIQEGYNFYAVDLRKYGRSYLANQKFNNVRDLSEYFADIDTVLHIIQSEGSDKILLSGHSTGGLAVSLYAAERTGKEMFDAILLNSPFFDLNVKSVLKKTAIPVIVKRAEKHPETTISAGLSPLYGESLHKDAHGEWSYNLGWKPHIAPPVNFGWIRAIHVGQLRLSEGLQIDKPVLVLHSAKSIDEKKWSDVMFTGDAVLNVEEIAKQAQNIVGQYSIQAIQGGMHDLILSRKPVREEVYSTIFNWAKRNVK, encoded by the coding sequence ATGTATTTTTTATCCCAAAAACTACTCTTATCCTGTGCCCTGATCCTTACAGGTTGCGGTTCGCTGTACGGACAAGTTACTTACTTTGCTGACATTCTGGGCCACGGCTTCAAGCAAGCGACCATTGTACAGCCCTCCGACTATGAGGGCAGTGTAACCTGTACAGTCATTAAAAAACAAACCCCTGAAAAAAGCGATAAGGCGGTTCTTTACGTGCATGGCTTTAACGACTACTTTTTCCAGGAAGAAATGGCCGAGCGTTTCATTCAGGAAGGTTACAATTTTTACGCGGTCGATTTACGCAAATATGGGAGGTCTTATCTTGCCAATCAGAAGTTTAATAATGTACGCGATCTTTCCGAATATTTCGCTGACATTGACACCGTGCTCCATATCATCCAGAGTGAAGGATCAGACAAAATTTTACTGAGCGGACATTCGACGGGCGGTCTGGCTGTATCTCTGTACGCAGCCGAGCGAACGGGCAAGGAAATGTTTGATGCTATTTTACTAAACAGTCCGTTTTTTGATTTGAATGTAAAGTCGGTTTTGAAAAAAACAGCTATTCCTGTTATTGTAAAGAGGGCTGAAAAGCATCCTGAAACAACGATCAGCGCTGGGTTAAGTCCCTTATATGGAGAGAGTTTACACAAAGATGCGCATGGTGAATGGAGCTATAATCTCGGTTGGAAGCCACACATTGCGCCACCTGTCAACTTTGGCTGGATCAGGGCCATCCATGTAGGGCAACTCAGATTATCAGAGGGTTTGCAGATCGACAAGCCCGTTCTGGTGCTCCACTCCGCAAAATCTATTGACGAAAAAAAGTGGAGCGATGTAATGTTCACCGGGGACGCGGTGCTCAATGTGGAAGAAATAGCAAAACAAGCACAGAACATCGTAGGGCAATACAGCATTCAAGCCATTCAGGGCGGTATGCATGACCTCATCCTTTCCCGAAAACCGGTTAGGGAAGAAGTCTATTCCACTATTTTCAACTGGGCCAAGCGAAATGTAAAATAA
- the budA gene encoding acetolactate decarboxylase has protein sequence MKHYFTSHRFPSMLPAIVISIFLICCQTAKMPASDAEREKDFMYQYSIIDALMAGVFDGNLRIGDLKPKGDFGVGTFNKVDGELIMLKGKVFKMSSDGRVKEASDSDSTSAAFVKFFKADTTIYFNEPGLSYEQLQEHLIEKLNANTIYAIKITGSFSSMTTRAASPAKPPYTTLTAHLGEHQKLFNYNNTTGTCVGFLLPPYLARANVPGFHLHYIADDLNAGGHIFKFNTNAVAVEIDFAKGFTIENNTNAAFLNVNLKPDRGAELKKIE, from the coding sequence ATGAAGCATTACTTTACCAGTCACCGGTTTCCTTCCATGCTGCCGGCCATTGTCATTTCTATCTTCTTAATATGCTGCCAAACTGCAAAAATGCCTGCGTCCGACGCAGAGCGCGAGAAGGATTTCATGTATCAATACTCGATCATCGATGCATTGATGGCCGGCGTTTTTGATGGGAATTTGAGAATAGGGGATTTGAAACCAAAAGGCGATTTCGGTGTGGGCACTTTTAATAAAGTGGACGGCGAACTGATTATGCTTAAAGGTAAAGTGTTTAAAATGAGCTCCGATGGCCGTGTTAAAGAAGCCTCTGACAGCGACAGCACTTCCGCTGCTTTTGTTAAATTCTTCAAGGCTGATACGACCATCTATTTTAATGAGCCCGGTTTGAGTTATGAGCAATTGCAGGAACATTTGATTGAAAAACTAAATGCAAATACCATATATGCAATCAAAATCACCGGGTCCTTTTCATCTATGACAACCCGCGCTGCCAGTCCGGCAAAACCGCCCTACACAACACTAACGGCACATTTAGGCGAACATCAGAAACTTTTTAACTACAATAACACGACTGGCACGTGCGTTGGGTTCCTGCTCCCGCCCTACCTGGCCAGAGCCAATGTGCCGGGATTCCATTTGCACTATATTGCGGATGACCTGAATGCAGGCGGTCATATTTTCAAGTTCAATACCAATGCTGTTGCTGTTGAAATTGATTTTGCCAAAGGTTTTACCATTGAAAATAATACAAATGCAGCGTTTTTGAATGTGAACCTCAAACCGGACCGCGGTGCTGAACTTAAAAAAATCGAGTAA
- a CDS encoding dipeptidase gives MKKLLLLLSLPVLSFGQNAGVTMSPKAAKIHEKALTIDTHADVPINMMKPGFDIAVEHDYEKDRSQIDFPRMIKGGMDGMFFAVYLGQGKRSEEANAEARKKALAIFDKIHESVKLNPGVAGIATTSKDAYRLQKEGKRAVFIGMENGWPIGKDLSSIKQYYDLGLRYVTLSHSSNNDICDSSTDGDGPEHNGLSAFGEEVVKEMNRLGMMVDISHVSDSTFYDVIKLTKAPVIASHSSCRALCDVPRNMTDDMIRTLAKNGGVIQINFVPGFVKKPSQPHEMSLKALRLKIRQTDLSDEDKKALRDEMKAINEKYKSDMPTLKEAVDHIEHVIKLTSVDHVGIGMDLDGGGEVIGLHDVSQIGGITEELVQRGYSAKDIAKIWGGNIMRVLDEVEKAAGTM, from the coding sequence ATGAAAAAGCTTCTACTTTTGCTTTCCCTGCCGGTGCTTTCGTTCGGCCAGAATGCGGGCGTCACTATGTCGCCAAAGGCTGCGAAGATCCACGAAAAAGCACTCACCATCGACACCCACGCCGATGTTCCGATCAACATGATGAAGCCGGGTTTCGACATTGCGGTGGAACATGATTATGAAAAAGATCGCTCTCAAATTGATTTTCCAAGGATGATCAAAGGCGGAATGGACGGGATGTTCTTTGCCGTTTATCTGGGGCAGGGCAAACGGTCGGAAGAAGCAAATGCGGAGGCCAGGAAAAAAGCGCTGGCGATTTTTGACAAAATACACGAATCAGTAAAGTTGAATCCAGGCGTTGCCGGCATTGCTACCACGTCAAAAGACGCATACCGGTTACAAAAAGAAGGAAAACGTGCCGTCTTTATCGGCATGGAAAATGGCTGGCCGATTGGAAAGGATTTGTCCAGCATTAAACAATATTACGATCTCGGCCTGCGCTATGTAACCCTTTCGCATTCATCCAACAATGATATATGCGATTCTTCAACCGACGGAGATGGCCCTGAACACAATGGTCTGAGCGCTTTTGGTGAGGAAGTTGTGAAGGAAATGAACAGACTTGGAATGATGGTAGACATCTCGCACGTCTCTGATTCGACATTTTATGACGTAATTAAACTGACCAAAGCACCGGTGATCGCCTCCCATTCTTCCTGTCGCGCATTATGCGACGTGCCCCGGAATATGACCGACGATATGATCAGGACTTTGGCCAAAAACGGTGGCGTGATCCAGATCAATTTTGTGCCGGGTTTTGTGAAAAAGCCTTCACAGCCGCATGAAATGTCTTTGAAAGCACTGCGATTGAAAATCCGCCAGACGGATTTGTCGGACGAGGACAAAAAAGCGCTGCGCGATGAAATGAAGGCCATTAATGAAAAATATAAATCCGATATGCCCACATTGAAAGAAGCTGTGGACCACATCGAGCACGTGATCAAGCTCACTTCCGTGGATCACGTGGGCATTGGCATGGACCTGGATGGAGGCGGAGAGGTGATCGGGCTGCACGATGTGAGCCAGATTGGTGGCATTACGGAAGAACTTGTACAGCGCGGTTACTCTGCAAAAGACATTGCCAAAATATGGGGAGGCAACATTATGCGCGTTTTGGATGAGGTTGAGAAAGCTGCGGGCACCATGTAA